In a single window of the Flavivirga spongiicola genome:
- a CDS encoding alpha-L-fucosidase codes for MKRFFCILTLLLFEYTFSGAQELIVTPTAKQMEWADAEIGVIIHYDLVTYDQDYVWFKQWDYDPDPSIFNPTSLDTDQWVLAAKAAGAKYALLVAKHCVGFSLWPTKAHDYSVASTPWKNGNGDLVRDFINSCKKYDVKPGLYYSAAANGYLKVKGPGVPVPESSISQEEYNRIVELQLTELWSNYGDLFEIWFDGGLLPPDKGGPNVIPILKKHQPNAIVFQGPSDFNNLIRWVGNEEGLAPYPCWSTVNFKTRPSGVIDVSEYSGNPNGKSWIPGEADLPIRNSSTLQGGWFWEKEQESSLRPLEEMIDIYYKSVGRNTNVLLGIVVDDRGLVPEADASLLKEFGKSINGIFSKTLAETSGEGTEFILDLKKPTSINNVLLMEDINKGERVREYTVEAFKNDQWITLCKGELIGHKRLERIENISVSKIRISINKSIAKPLMKKIALY; via the coding sequence ATGAAACGATTTTTTTGCATACTTACCTTATTGCTATTTGAATATACATTCAGTGGTGCACAGGAATTAATTGTTACCCCAACTGCAAAGCAGATGGAATGGGCAGATGCTGAAATAGGAGTGATAATACATTATGACTTGGTGACTTATGATCAAGATTATGTATGGTTTAAACAATGGGATTATGATCCAGATCCATCAATTTTTAATCCCACTTCTCTAGATACAGATCAATGGGTTTTAGCAGCAAAAGCAGCTGGTGCTAAATATGCTCTGTTAGTAGCAAAACATTGTGTAGGATTTTCTTTGTGGCCTACCAAAGCACATGATTATAGCGTAGCAAGCACACCTTGGAAAAATGGTAATGGCGATCTAGTAAGAGACTTTATAAACTCTTGCAAAAAATACGATGTTAAACCTGGGCTGTATTATAGCGCGGCTGCAAATGGGTATTTGAAAGTCAAAGGCCCTGGGGTGCCAGTTCCAGAGAGTTCAATTTCTCAGGAAGAATATAATAGAATTGTTGAATTACAACTAACAGAACTTTGGTCAAATTACGGTGATTTATTTGAAATATGGTTCGATGGAGGACTTCTACCTCCTGATAAAGGAGGCCCTAATGTTATTCCTATCTTAAAAAAACATCAACCTAACGCTATTGTTTTTCAAGGTCCTAGTGATTTTAATAATCTAATTAGATGGGTCGGAAATGAAGAAGGTTTAGCACCATATCCGTGTTGGTCTACTGTGAATTTTAAAACGAGACCTTCAGGAGTTATTGATGTTTCAGAATATAGTGGTAATCCTAATGGGAAAAGTTGGATTCCTGGAGAGGCGGATCTACCGATTAGAAATTCTTCTACTTTACAAGGTGGATGGTTTTGGGAAAAAGAGCAGGAATCTTCACTAAGACCCCTGGAAGAAATGATAGATATCTATTATAAAAGTGTTGGAAGAAATACAAATGTTCTATTAGGAATAGTGGTAGATGATAGAGGTCTGGTTCCAGAAGCAGATGCCTCTTTATTGAAAGAATTTGGAAAGTCAATTAACGGCATATTCTCAAAAACACTGGCAGAAACATCAGGCGAAGGAACCGAATTTATTCTTGATCTGAAAAAACCAACTAGCATAAACAATGTACTCTTAATGGAGGATATAAATAAAGGAGAACGTGTAAGAGAATACACTGTAGAAGCGTTTAAAAATGATCAATGGATTACCCTTTGTAAAGGAGAATTAATAGGACACAAGAGATTAGAGCGTATCGAAAACATTTCGGTTTCAAAAATTAGAATTTCTATCAATAAATCTATAGCTAAACCTCTAATGAAAAAAATCGCATTGTATTAG